From a region of the bacterium genome:
- a CDS encoding MATE family efflux transporter: protein MNERTRGPLNLLSIHHGREIVSLATPIVMTTLSMTLMWTVDTIFLGHFSSLALGAAGLGGMLTWAAYSLFNNLSRISNTFVAQAHGKGDDEAVGHYTWQTVYLSLVTGALLTVAGYYSYEFLPLIKNPPEVVDATYVYIRWRTLSAVFTQVLFALTGYFQGRRDVRTPMWAGIFANVLNALLDVWLIFGWSGLAVGGATLLSAPAMGVKGAAIATSIGTTVNALILIVAAVLPRENRRRYRIHKPRRLDPRAILQVVRVGQPSALEGFVDMSSFAVFTSLIGRAGAVSLAASQITIQLLSFSFMPMWGLTTAGSVLTGNEMGARRPQRAASYGRQVYKLGIYYCLTLLAIYLVARGNMFRIFTDDPAVMAFGGSLVVIAAGFQFADGLRMVGSGILTGAGDTRPVMLVTMIIMWGLFLPMTWYLIGQRGGNVTTAWLGGSVCYLLQAVALWGRFQSGRWQKVRIFHR, encoded by the coding sequence ATGAACGAGAGAACACGCGGCCCGCTGAACCTGCTGAGCATCCACCACGGACGCGAGATCGTATCGCTGGCCACGCCCATCGTGATGACCACGCTCTCGATGACATTGATGTGGACGGTGGACACCATCTTCCTGGGCCACTTCTCCAGCCTGGCGCTCGGCGCGGCGGGGCTCGGCGGCATGCTGACATGGGCCGCCTACAGCCTGTTCAACAACCTCAGCCGCATCAGCAACACCTTCGTCGCCCAGGCGCACGGCAAGGGCGACGACGAGGCCGTCGGGCACTACACCTGGCAGACGGTCTACCTCTCGCTGGTCACGGGGGCGCTGCTGACGGTCGCCGGCTACTACAGCTACGAATTCCTGCCCCTGATCAAGAACCCGCCCGAGGTGGTGGACGCCACCTACGTGTACATCAGGTGGCGCACCCTGAGCGCCGTGTTCACCCAGGTGCTCTTCGCGCTGACCGGCTACTTCCAGGGACGGCGCGACGTCCGCACGCCCATGTGGGCCGGGATCTTCGCCAACGTCCTGAACGCCCTGCTGGACGTCTGGCTGATCTTCGGCTGGAGCGGCCTCGCGGTGGGCGGCGCGACCCTGCTGTCCGCGCCGGCCATGGGCGTCAAGGGGGCGGCGATCGCCACGAGCATCGGCACCACAGTCAACGCCCTCATCCTGATCGTGGCCGCGGTCCTGCCGCGCGAAAACCGGCGGCGCTACCGCATCCACAAGCCGCGGCGGCTCGACCCGCGCGCCATCCTGCAGGTCGTGCGCGTGGGCCAGCCGTCGGCGCTGGAGGGGTTCGTGGACATGAGCTCCTTCGCGGTCTTCACGTCGTTGATCGGCCGGGCGGGCGCGGTGTCCCTGGCGGCGAGTCAGATCACCATCCAGCTGCTGTCGTTCTCGTTCATGCCCATGTGGGGACTGACCACCGCGGGCTCGGTCCTGACCGGCAACGAGATGGGCGCCCGGCGCCCGCAGCGGGCCGCGTCCTACGGCCGGCAGGTATACAAGCTGGGCATCTACTACTGCCTGACCCTGCTGGCGATCTACCTGGTGGCGCGCGGGAACATGTTCAGGATCTTCACCGACGATCCCGCCGTGATGGCCTTCGGCGGCTCGCTGGTGGTGATCGCCGCCGGCTTCCAGTTCGCCGACGGCCTGCGCATGGTCGGCAGCGGCATCCTGACCGGAGCGGGCGACACCCGACCGGTCATGCTGGTGACCATGATCATCATGTGGGGACTGTTCCTGCCCATGACCTGGTACCTGATCGGCCAGAGGGGCGGCAACGTGACCACCGCCTGGCTGGGCGGATCGGTCTGCTACCTGCTCCAGGCCGTCGCCCTGTGGGGACGTTTCCAGTCGGGGCGCTGGCAGAAGGTGCGCATCTTCCACCGGTAG